The DNA window GGGCGAGCTGCCGATGAACGCGTACACCTCGATCGGCAGGCCGCTCTCATCCGCGGCGCGGACGATCCCCTCCACGTCGGCGGCGACCGTACGGGCGGCGGCCGTGGCCACGAGCGGCAGCTTCGCGTCCCGGATCTCCCGGCACAGCGCGCGCGAGTCCTCCGTGTGCCGCGTCCCGGCGCCAGGCAAGCCCACGCTGACCACGTCCACCCCGACCGCGGCCATGGCGTGCAAGAGGTCGATCTTGTGCGCGACCGGCGGATTCACCCCGGAGGCGTTCTGGAGCCCGTCCCGGAGCGACTCGTCCACGACGCGCACGCTCTTCTGCGGCCTCCAGGAGAGCGCGGGCGCCTCGTCGTCCGCCCCCTCCGCCCCGGAAGTCCCCTCGGTGCGCTCGTCACCGCGGTTCCAGTCGTAGATCGCGCGTTGCATGGGAGCCGACCGCCTCCGCTACCGCTTCCAGGGGAGGGGCGACGCCACGGCCGCCCGAGTTCCCGCCGCCGTCCAGAGTGAGCCGGCAGGTTACCCCCAATCGCCCGCCCGAGGACCCCCAAACGCCCGCTCGACGCCCCGCGGCAACCCCCGGCGTGCGCCTTCAGCATCCTCCCGGAACCCCGCGAATGCCCGTCTCGCTCCTCTCCGGAGCGCGGCCGACCCCCACCCGAGCCTGCGAAATCCCACCCCGCGGCCTCTCGAAATCCCCGAGGAACGACGACCCTTCCCTCTTTCCGAGCAACAACGTTCGCGGAGGGTATTGCCCTTTTCGAAATAGGATCCATTCGTGTCGGGGCCATGAGCACGGAGAACCCGAACCCCACCCCCGAAGCCACCCCTGCCGACGCCGCCGCCAGCGCCTCGGCCGCTGCCACCCCGGAAGCCACCCCGGCCAACCCGCCGGCGGAAGCTGCCGCGGCCGCCACCCCGGAGGCCCCCGCCGTCGAACTCCCCTTCCAGGCCGAGGTGCAGCAGGTCCTCGCCCTGGTCATCAACTCGCTTTACACCAATCAGGAAGTCTTCCTCCGAGAGCTGATCTCCAACGCCTCCGACGCCCTCGACAAGGCGCGTTTCCTCGCCCTCACCCGCAAGGACGTCACCGAGCAGCAAGGCGAGCCCGGGATCACCATCACCCTCGACGAGACGGCCCGCACCCTCACCATCGACGACAACGGCGTCGGCATGACCCGCGACGAGGTGGTGCAGAACCTCGGCACCATCGCCAAGAGCGGGACCCTGGAGTTCCTCAAGGCGAACGCGGAGGCGGCGAAGAAGAAGGAAGACGGCTCGGCCCTGCAGCTCATCGGTCAGTTCGGCGTCGGCTTCTACGCGGCGTTCATGGTCGCGAGCCGCGTCGACGTGCACACCCGCTCCATGCTCCCGGGCGCCGAGCCCGTTCTCTGGCGCTCCTCGGGCGCGGGCACCTTCTCGCTCTCGACCGGCGACCGCGAGCACCCCGGCACCCGCATCGTGCTCCACCTGAAGGAGGACGCGGCCGAGTACACCAAGCCCTGGCGGATCAAGGACATCATCCGCAAGTACTCCGACTTCGTTCATTTCCCCATCAAGCTGGGCGACGAGATCGCCAACCGCTCGAAGGCCCTCTGGACCTTGCCCAAGTCGCAGGTGACCGAGGAGCAGCACGCCGAGCTGTACCACCACGTGACGAGCGGCTTCCTCGGCGAGAAGCCGCTGCACCACGTGCACATCGCCATCGACGCGCCGGTGCAGTTCTATGCCCTCCTCTACATCCCGGAGAAGGCGCCGCCGGACATGTTCCAGAAGGACCGCCAGGGCATCCGGCTCTACGCCAAGCGCGTGCTCATCATGGAGGACTGCGACAAGCTCGCGCCCCTCTACCTGCGCTTCCTGCGCGGCGTCGTCGACTCCGAGGACCTGAGCCTCAACGTCTCGCGCGAGATCCTCCAGGAGAACCGCACGCTGTCGCAGATCGAGCAGCAGATCACGCGGCAGGTGCTGAAGTCACTGAAGGAACTCGCCGAGTCCGACCCGGAGAAGTACCAGGCGTTCTGGAAGGAGTTCGGCAAGGTCCTCAAGGAGGGCGTGACCATCGACTGGAAGAACAAGGACCAGATCGCCGAGCTGTGCCGGTTCGAGTCGCTGAAGACCGAGGCCGGCAAGGTGATCTCCTTGCGCCAGTACATCGAGGCGATGCCCGAAGGTCAGAAGGAGATCTACTACATCACCGGTCTCGGCCGGGCCGCGGTGGAGCGCAGCCCGCACCTCGAAGCGTTCCGCAAGCGCGGCTACGACGTGCTGTTTCTGACCGAGCCCGTCGACGAGTGGGTGGTGAAGTCGATGGACGAGTTCGACAAGCACCGCTTGAAGAGCGTGACCCACGGCGACGTGGATCTCGGCGAGGAGGCCGAGGACGAGAAGAAGAAGGACGAGGCCGAGGCCATCGAGTCCGCGCTCAAGGCGGTGAAGGAGGCGCTCGGGGATCGGGTGAAGGAGGTGCGGGCGTCACGCCGGCTGACGGACAGCGCGAGCTGCCTCGTCTCGGCCGAGGGCGACCCAGGGGCGAACTTCGAGCGGATCCTGAAGATGATGGATCAGGCCCCGGGTGCCCTGAAGGAGTCGAAGCGCATTCTGGAGCTGAACCCGGCGCACCCGATCGTGAAGAACCTGAGCAAGGTCGCCGAGCGCGAGCCCAGCTCCGAGCGGGTGAAGCAGTGGGCCGAGCTGCTTCACGACCAGGCGCTGCTCGCCGAGGGCGTCGTCGAGGACCCGGCGAAGCTCGTGGCCAAGATCCAGGACCTGTTGACCCAGGTCTCCAGCGCCGCCGTCACGCCCTGATTCGTCCAGCCTGAACCGCCGACGGGCGCGTCCTCGATCTCCGACGCGCCCGGGGGCGGCCCCCTGGCAACCCCGCCACCTCGCCCCGACCCAGCATCAACAGGTCGGACCGTTCCCCCCCGTCGATGCTGCACCAGCATCAACAGGTCGGACCGTTCCCCCCCGTCGATACTGCACCAGCATCGACCCCCTGGACCGTTGCGACCCTTCGATGCTTCACCAGCATCGACCCCTCGGACCGTTGCGACCCTTCGATACTTCACCAGCATCGACCCCCCGGACCGTTCCCCCCCGTCGATACTTCACCAGCATCGACCCCCCGGACCGTTCCCCCCTGTCGATACTTCACCAGCATCGACCCCCTGGACCGTTCCGACCCCTCGATACTTCACCAGCATCGACCCCCTGGACCGTTCCGACCCCTTTCCGCTTCCGCGTCCGCCCAGCAAGGCGCCGCGATCCGTCCACCGGCCCGCTGCCGCCGCATCCGCCGTGCTGCCCGAAGGGGGCGCGGCGCTCGGCGCGCGGCGCTCGGCGCGCGGCGCTCGGCGCTCGCTCAGTGCTTGATCGACACGTCGGCCAGGGCCATCCGCGCGTCGTTGATGAGCGGGCTGTCCGGGAACCGCCGGATGAACGAACGCAAGGTCGTCTTCGCGTCGTTCCAGGCCTGGATGTCGAGCAAGCACTCCGCCAGGAGCAGCGTTGCGTCGTCCATCACCTCGCGGTCCGGCGACGCCTCCGAGAGCGTCGTCAGGATCGGGATCGCGTCACGCTGGCGGTTCAGCTTCCGGTACGCCCGTCCGAGGTTCAAGCGCGCCGAGGGCGTGTGCGCGGCCGTCTCCTTCTGACGGATCGCTTCCTCGAACGCGACCGCCGCCTCGTGCCAGCGCCCCGTCCGCATGTGATCGAGGCCGGTCTGGTACGACTTGATCGACAGCTCGGCGCGCATCCGGTCCACGGCGTCGGAAAAGAAGGCGAGCTCGGCGCGGGAGATGGGCTCCTTACGAATGTTCTCGAAGCCCTCGATCACTTCCTGGCGCCGCTCGGCCCGGATCAGCTCGTAGAAGGCGGCGGCAGCGCTCTCGGCGCGGGCGCGATCGTCGCCGCGCTGCTGGAGCGCCTTCAGGTCGGCCTCGTACTTGGCGATCTTCTCGCCGATGCCCCGCGTCTCGCTCTGGACGGCCTCGACCCGTGCGTCCCAGGCCAGCTTGACGACGCCGATGACCACCACGACGAAAAGGACGTTCGCGCTCGCGCTGTTCCAGAAAGCGCGGCGCTCGTTGCCCATCTGGCGCCGCGACATGCTCTTGAGATCGGCCGCGAGCGCATTGGTCAGGTTGTTCGTCTTGATGATGAGCGCCCGCGATTCCACGATCTCCCGCTTGATTTCCCGGAGTTCGTCGTCAAAGTCGCGCATCTTCTTTCCACCGCCGATTCGACGGCCATTCCGGCGCGCTGGGCAAGAGAGCACGCCTGTGGTAAACGGCCGCCCCGCAACCTACCAGGACTTCAGCGTATGGACACGAGCGACATCCGAAAAGGTCTGAAGATGATGATGGACGGCCAGCCTTATGCGGTCGTCGACTTCCAGTTCGTCAAGCCTGGGAAAGGTCAGGCGTTCACCCGCGTGAAGGTGCGCAACATGGCCACCGGCGCCGTGCTGGAGCGCACCTTCAAGTCGGGCGAGAAGCTGGAGCCGGCCGATGTCGAGGAGAGGAATCTCCAGTACATCTACCCGGAAGGCACGGACTACGTCTTCATGGACGCCGCGACCGGCGAGCAGATCCCGGTGGCCGGCGAGAAGATCGGCGACGATTCGAAGTGGCTGAGCGACGGCCTCATCGTCCCCGTCACCGTGTTCAACGGGATCGCGATCGGCATCAGCTTGCCTCCGCACGTCACGCTGCAGATCGTCTCCAGCGAGCCCGGCGTGAAGGGTGACACCGCGAGCGGCGCCACCAAGCCCGCCACGGTCTCCACCGGCGCGGTCGTGAACGTGCCCCTCTTCGTGCAAGAGGGGGAGTGGATCAAGATCGACACCGCCGACGGGAAGTACCTCGAGCGCGTGAACAACGTCGGCAAGAAGTAGCCGACCCGCACGGACGCGCCTGCGCGCTCTCGCGTGGGCGCGCGTCGCTCGCTTCTCACACGACGCGCCTCGACGGCTCGCGCTCCGGCGAAGCCGCGCGGAAGGCTTCGCTCACCTCGGCATGCACTGGACGCTCGATGGAGCGCGCCTCGGCATGCACGGGACGCTCGATGGAGCGCGCCTCGTCGTCATGGCCGCGAGCGCGTGGGCGCCACGAGGACGCCCTGCTCGTCCGTCAGGGCTTGACCATGTCGGCGAGCGCTTCGGCGCGGCGGAGCGTCTTCTCGATGTCCGCGTCGGCGCACCGGATCGGCCCGTCGCTCAGCGTCACGGCGGCGGTGCCGCCCGCGTCTTCGCAGAGCAGCGTGCGCAGGCGGCGGATGGCGTTCGCGCGCGCGGGGACGTCCGGGGCCTTGGACTTGTTGCCAGCCGTCTGGAGGAGCCCCTCGGCGAGGGCGCGCAGCGCAGCGCCCGGTTGAGAGGCGTCGCGCGAGAGGCCCGCGGGTCGATCCAGGAACCAGAGCGGCGCAGTCACCGGCCTGGGCGCACGCGCGGGGGAGTTCGCGCGCGCGGAGGCGGAAGGCGCGGCGTTCGCCTCGGCCGCTTCCGGCGCGTGAGGCGGGCTGCCGGCGGCGGGTCCGTGATCGTGCCCGTCGTGGTCGCCGTGCGCGTGCGGGTCGTGCGCGGGTGCCGGGGCGGAGCGCGGCTCTCGGGGTTCGGGAGCTGGGGGCGGGACCGCAGCCTCCACGGCAGGCGTGAACGTGAACCGGAGGGCGAGATCTTCGCGCCCGTCCCCATCGCGGTCGGAGGCGTCGAGGACGACGTCGAGGGACTCGCGCGTCCGAGGCGACGAGCCCGCTCCTGCCCCTGGCGCGCTGGCCGAGCTGATGTCGCCGATGATGCCGCGGACGCGCAGCTCCAGGATGAGGGCGGGCGTCGCAAGGCTGCCCGGTAGCGCCGTGCGGAGCAGCGCGACCCAGCGGCTCGCGCGGTCGAGCTGCTCGTCGGGGCAGCGCGGGACGACGGCGAGGGCGAGCGAGACGGGGCTGATCTGCGACAGGGCGGCGCGCGAGGAGCAGCCCGCAGGCGCGAGCGCGGCAGGGAGCGCGGCCAAGGTGCGGGGAGCGCCGAGGGTCCCCGCCGAAGAAGCGCCAGGGACGAAGAGAAGCTCGCCACGCAGGCCGTCGGGAGCGCGCGTCCAGGCGACGAGATCGCGGGCGCCATCGCCGTCGGCGTCGAAGACGAGGCCCGTCTCGAAGCTGCGGCCCGCGGGCGCCTCGGCCACACGATCGCCCTCGATGGTCCAGCGCTTGCCGCCGCCATCGGGGGGCGGGGTGCCCACGAGGAGCGGGCCCGTGCCCACGAGGAGCCCGCCGCCGTCGGCGCCACCATCCAGGATGCCCGCGTCGGCCCCCGGGTGAGGCTTGGTCTCGGCGCGACCCGTGGGCGCCGCCGTCGGGCTGGCGCTGGCCTGAGGTGCAGAGGCCGCGTTCGAGGGATCGCTCGAGCCGAGGGTGTAGGGCGTGTACGGGTGCTCGTTGCGGCAACCGTCACAGCCAGCGATCAAGGCCAAGGGGAGGAGGTAGCGGGGGTGCAGTCGCATCGGTCGAGGAGGGCGTCGCGTCACGTCGTTCGTCTTCGTCATCGCGTCGGTGTTGGTCACGAGGGCACGAGTGCCCCGAGCGGCGCCCGCAGGATGGCGCAGCGCGAGCTTCCCGGGTAGCATCGAAGATCCAGGTCGGTGGCCCGATGAGCACCAAACAGATCAAGCTCGTCGAGGGCGAGGACTACTACCTCGAGAACGGACGTTACGTGTTCACGTCGACGTTCCACCTCAAGCGAGGGTACTGCTGCAACTCGGGCTGCCGTCACTGTCCGTACCGGGGGCGAGAAGACGAGTTCGCGCGGCGGCGGCGCAAGGACATGGTCCAGATCAGCGGCGCAGCCACCGTTCGCACCTCGAGCGCCAACGGCGGCGCGAGCGCCATCGGCGCGGCGAGCACCAATGGCGGCGCGAGCACCAATGGCGGCGCGAGCACCAATGGCGGCGCGAGCGCCACCCGTAGCGCGGATGGGGGCGCCGCGGCGCCGCCCGGGGACGCGACGGAGGTGATCCAGGTACAAGCCCCCGCCAGCATCCCCGGCAGCGTGCGCCAGGGATCGGCGCTCGTGAACATCCCGGGTCTCCACGTCCCGACGAAGGCCCCCGCGAGCACCGCCGGGAGCGCGTCGTTGCGCACTGCGCAGGAGGCGTCGAACGCTGGGGATGCAACGATCCAGAAGCAAGCGTCGGAGAATGCTGGCGGTGCAACGATCCAGGGTCACGGACGCGCGAACGTCGACGCAGATCGCCTGGAAACAAGCCTGAAGAAGGGGTGACTTTGGGCGCAGCGCCGCGGATAATCGCCGCATCATGCACGCGCTTCGCTCGCTTCTCGGATACGGGGGTCTGGGGTTGCTCGCCGTCGGCTCGTTGCTGCTCATCGGCTGCTCGGCCGAGGGTGGGGCGTCGTCGTTCAGCGAAGGCAACGGCGGCAACGGTCAGGGTGGATCACAAGGCGTGGGCGGAGGCCTCGGCGGCGATCTGGGCTTCGGAGGCGGCACCGGCGGCACGCACGAGAACGCCGAGGTGTTCGCGCACAGCCCGAGCACGCTGTTCCGCCTCGATCCGACGACGAAGCAGATCACCACGGTCGGCGAGTTCAAGGAGTGTCGGGACCAGGTGATCGACATCGCCATCGACGAGAAGGGCGAGATGTACGGGACCACGTTCGGGTCCCTGGTGCGCATCGACAAGACCACGGGCATTTGCACCCAGATCGCGACGGGGACGTACCCCAACTCGCTCTCGTTCGTGCCGAAAGGCACGGTCGATCCGAACGAGGAAGCGCTGGTCGGGTACCAGAGCGCGGACTACGTGCGCATCGACAAGGAGTCGGGGGCGATCACGACGCTCGGGTCTCTGATCACGCAGTCGAATCCCATCGGGAGTTACTCGTCGAGCGGAGACATCGTGTCGGTCATCGGTGGCGGCACCTACCTGACCGTGAAGGGCGCGGACTGCAGCGACTGCATCGTGGAAGTGGACCCGACGAACGGTGGGCTGAAGCGGGTGATCGGGAGGCTCAACAAGCGCGAGGTCTACGGCCTGGCGTTCTGGGGCGGCGCGGCCTACGGCTTCAACAACGACGGCGAGCTGTTCCAGATCAACCTGCAGGACGGGACCTCGACCGACATCCCCTTCCCGGGGGCGTCGCCGCTCCTG is part of the Chondromyces crocatus genome and encodes:
- the htpG gene encoding molecular chaperone HtpG: MSTENPNPTPEATPADAAASASAAATPEATPANPPAEAAAAATPEAPAVELPFQAEVQQVLALVINSLYTNQEVFLRELISNASDALDKARFLALTRKDVTEQQGEPGITITLDETARTLTIDDNGVGMTRDEVVQNLGTIAKSGTLEFLKANAEAAKKKEDGSALQLIGQFGVGFYAAFMVASRVDVHTRSMLPGAEPVLWRSSGAGTFSLSTGDREHPGTRIVLHLKEDAAEYTKPWRIKDIIRKYSDFVHFPIKLGDEIANRSKALWTLPKSQVTEEQHAELYHHVTSGFLGEKPLHHVHIAIDAPVQFYALLYIPEKAPPDMFQKDRQGIRLYAKRVLIMEDCDKLAPLYLRFLRGVVDSEDLSLNVSREILQENRTLSQIEQQITRQVLKSLKELAESDPEKYQAFWKEFGKVLKEGVTIDWKNKDQIAELCRFESLKTEAGKVISLRQYIEAMPEGQKEIYYITGLGRAAVERSPHLEAFRKRGYDVLFLTEPVDEWVVKSMDEFDKHRLKSVTHGDVDLGEEAEDEKKKDEAEAIESALKAVKEALGDRVKEVRASRRLTDSASCLVSAEGDPGANFERILKMMDQAPGALKESKRILELNPAHPIVKNLSKVAEREPSSERVKQWAELLHDQALLAEGVVEDPAKLVAKIQDLLTQVSSAAVTP
- a CDS encoding tetratricopeptide repeat protein, which codes for MRDFDDELREIKREIVESRALIIKTNNLTNALAADLKSMSRRQMGNERRAFWNSASANVLFVVVVIGVVKLAWDARVEAVQSETRGIGEKIAKYEADLKALQQRGDDRARAESAAAAFYELIRAERRQEVIEGFENIRKEPISRAELAFFSDAVDRMRAELSIKSYQTGLDHMRTGRWHEAAVAFEEAIRQKETAAHTPSARLNLGRAYRKLNRQRDAIPILTTLSEASPDREVMDDATLLLAECLLDIQAWNDAKTTLRSFIRRFPDSPLINDARMALADVSIKH
- the efp gene encoding elongation factor P, which produces MDTSDIRKGLKMMMDGQPYAVVDFQFVKPGKGQAFTRVKVRNMATGAVLERTFKSGEKLEPADVEERNLQYIYPEGTDYVFMDAATGEQIPVAGEKIGDDSKWLSDGLIVPVTVFNGIAIGISLPPHVTLQIVSSEPGVKGDTASGATKPATVSTGAVVNVPLFVQEGEWIKIDTADGKYLERVNNVGKK
- a CDS encoding DUF5522 domain-containing protein; translated protein: MSTKQIKLVEGEDYYLENGRYVFTSTFHLKRGYCCNSGCRHCPYRGREDEFARRRRKDMVQISGAATVRTSSANGGASAIGAASTNGGASTNGGASTNGGASATRSADGGAAAPPGDATEVIQVQAPASIPGSVRQGSALVNIPGLHVPTKAPASTAGSASLRTAQEASNAGDATIQKQASENAGGATIQGHGRANVDADRLETSLKKG
- a CDS encoding DUF6923 family protein, which translates into the protein MHALRSLLGYGGLGLLAVGSLLLIGCSAEGGASSFSEGNGGNGQGGSQGVGGGLGGDLGFGGGTGGTHENAEVFAHSPSTLFRLDPTTKQITTVGEFKECRDQVIDIAIDEKGEMYGTTFGSLVRIDKTTGICTQIATGTYPNSLSFVPKGTVDPNEEALVGYQSADYVRIDKESGAITTLGSLITQSNPIGSYSSSGDIVSVIGGGTYLTVKGADCSDCIVEVDPTNGGLKRVIGRLNKREVYGLAFWGGAAYGFNNDGELFQINLQDGTSTDIPFPGASPLLQFWGAGSTTSAPLTPIE